A stretch of DNA from Falsibacillus albus:
CTAAACCAGAACTTGAGCGCTCAGGAATGGGCTTTACAATCATGGAAAATTTCATGGACGAAGTGGACATAGAATCACGACCAGGAGCAGGCACCTCAATTCGTTTAATAAAGCATTTAACTAAAAGTAAAGCGCTTTGCAATTAAGGGGTAGTGCCTATGGATGTCGAATTGAAAAACGAAACGGATAAAGGTTTCCTAAAGGATCATGAGGTCAAGGAATTAATAAAACTTAGTCAAGAGGGCAATCAAGAAGCAAGGGATACGATTATCCAGAAAAACATGCGGCTAGTTTGGTCCGTTGTCCAACGTTTCCTCAACCGCGGCTATGAACCCGATGACCTTTTTCAAATTGGAAGCATCGGTTTGCTGAAATCAGTCGATAAGTTTGATCTTTCCTATGATGTGAAGTTTTCAACGTATGCAGTCCCTATGATTATTGGTGAAATTCAAAGGTTCATCCGGGATGATGGGACTGTTAAAGTGAGCCGCTCGCTGAAAGAAATGGGAAATCGGATCAGGAAGGCAAAAGACGAGCTTTCAAAGAAACTTGGAAGGGTTCCGACCGTGAATGAGATCGCTGATTTTCTCGAATTGACTCCAGAGGAAA
This window harbors:
- the sigF gene encoding RNA polymerase sporulation sigma factor SigF; this encodes MDVELKNETDKGFLKDHEVKELIKLSQEGNQEARDTIIQKNMRLVWSVVQRFLNRGYEPDDLFQIGSIGLLKSVDKFDLSYDVKFSTYAVPMIIGEIQRFIRDDGTVKVSRSLKEMGNRIRKAKDELSKKLGRVPTVNEIADFLELTPEEIVMAQEASRSPSSIHETVYENDGDPITLLDQIADQNEHKWFDKIALKEAIRELDDRERLIVYLRYYKDQTQSEVAERLGISQVQVSRLEKKILQQMKDRMET